In the genome of Nitrospira sp. MA-1, one region contains:
- a CDS encoding fused MFS/spermidine synthase, with protein MTQSSLPRWWCFATAFSTGAVVMALEILGSRLLAPVFGSSLFVWGGLIGVVLAAMSSGYAAGGWLADRYAPQRVLAGLLLLSGVWTLLLSWAGQPVVFGVSRWIQDPRWGPCFAASVLLAVPAFGLSGVLPALLRLAIGDMGHLGRHTGGMIAISTIGSLVGTWGTSFYLLTWLGSTTLVAILGVVQICLGLWWTLRAGILQPGLQVILLSCVGGITWMGFHPVTILPPAIYQEDSPYQQVRVSENDLFRYLILDNTFHAVMWKATPESLALPYSQVMMGVLPLVENPKRGLILGHGGGSLAKWLGKHWPDLELDVVEMDPSVVQAAERYFGYTPPLNHHVYVEDARTFLRNNPYQYDVVWVDVFARHLIPFHVTTHEFFEELRKHVNPEGAVAVNLASSDAPANVRRAQAVLTTMQQTFPEVVPYGVAGPEWLDTAKGSVNLIFFGGKPVSVMRSSNFLDVLARQMNRDRFPSEGFAFFMSQEPVVLAPGEILTDDFSPLDLLQGEG; from the coding sequence GGCGCTGGAAATTTTAGGAAGCCGACTCCTCGCGCCGGTTTTTGGTAGTTCACTGTTTGTCTGGGGCGGGCTGATAGGAGTGGTCCTGGCTGCCATGAGCAGTGGGTATGCTGCGGGCGGTTGGCTGGCTGATCGATACGCTCCGCAGAGGGTTTTGGCCGGGCTGTTATTGCTGTCCGGTGTTTGGACTCTTTTGTTGTCATGGGCAGGCCAGCCCGTAGTTTTTGGGGTGTCTCGATGGATTCAGGATCCTCGTTGGGGCCCCTGTTTTGCTGCCAGTGTGCTGTTGGCGGTTCCGGCATTTGGATTGAGCGGTGTTCTCCCGGCCCTTTTGCGTTTGGCTATCGGGGATATGGGGCATCTTGGACGTCATACCGGAGGCATGATTGCGATTTCAACTATTGGGAGTCTTGTCGGAACCTGGGGGACCTCGTTTTATCTGTTAACCTGGCTGGGTAGTACCACATTAGTCGCTATCCTTGGCGTAGTCCAGATCTGTCTTGGTCTATGGTGGACATTGAGAGCTGGAATCCTCCAGCCTGGTTTACAGGTCATACTCCTTTCCTGTGTAGGCGGAATAACCTGGATGGGTTTTCATCCGGTCACCATTTTGCCACCGGCAATTTATCAGGAAGATAGCCCGTATCAACAGGTGAGGGTGAGTGAAAATGATTTATTCCGTTATCTTATTTTGGACAATACTTTCCACGCGGTGATGTGGAAAGCGACGCCGGAATCGCTTGCCTTGCCCTATAGTCAAGTCATGATGGGTGTGTTGCCACTTGTTGAGAATCCTAAGCGAGGACTGATCTTAGGCCATGGCGGAGGATCATTGGCAAAGTGGTTAGGCAAGCACTGGCCGGATTTGGAGTTAGATGTTGTCGAAATGGACCCGTCTGTCGTCCAAGCCGCAGAACGGTATTTTGGTTATACGCCACCGCTCAACCATCATGTGTATGTGGAAGACGCTCGCACGTTTTTACGAAACAACCCTTACCAGTATGACGTGGTGTGGGTCGATGTGTTTGCCAGGCATCTCATTCCGTTCCATGTGACGACTCATGAATTCTTTGAAGAATTACGGAAGCATGTGAACCCTGAGGGTGCCGTTGCCGTGAATCTGGCTTCCTCCGATGCGCCGGCCAATGTTCGTCGCGCACAAGCGGTGTTGACCACTATGCAACAGACGTTCCCTGAAGTGGTGCCTTACGGGGTCGCGGGCCCTGAATGGTTAGACACTGCAAAAGGGTCCGTGAACCTGATTTTTTTTGGTGGGAAACCTGTCTCCGTTATGCGCTCTTCGAACTTTTTGGATGTTTTGGCCCGTCAGATGAATCGGGACCGATTTCCGTCAGAAGGGTTTGCATTTTTCATGTCACAGGAGCCGGTCGTACTGGCTCCTGGAGAAATTCTGACCGATGATTTCTCTCCGCTAGATTTACTTCAGGGGGAAGGGTAA
- a CDS encoding YebC/PmpR family DNA-binding transcriptional regulator has protein sequence MGGHSHWSTIKRHKGAQDAKRGKIFTRVIREISIAARSGGDPDGNPALRQAIAKSKEVNMPADTVKRAIQRGTGELPGMQFEEFMLEGYGPGGTALLLEISTDKRNRTVAEVRNILTKNNGTMAEAGAVAWQFQKKGLLVIENQAVTEEQLFDLALEAGAEDVKQTPTGFEVISEPANFEAVKEALQKAQIETSLSELTFLAQNHIQLEGRDAEQALKLLDLLDENEDVSKVHANFEISDELMEKMAAEST, from the coding sequence ATGGGTGGACATAGCCACTGGTCAACAATTAAGCGCCACAAAGGCGCACAGGATGCCAAGCGTGGGAAAATCTTCACGCGCGTCATCCGTGAAATTTCCATTGCCGCACGTAGCGGCGGCGACCCAGACGGTAATCCAGCCTTACGCCAAGCCATTGCGAAATCCAAAGAAGTCAATATGCCCGCCGATACGGTCAAACGGGCTATTCAGCGAGGTACTGGAGAACTTCCGGGAATGCAATTCGAGGAGTTTATGCTAGAGGGGTATGGACCAGGAGGGACGGCACTCCTCCTGGAGATTTCGACCGATAAACGCAATCGGACCGTAGCCGAAGTTCGAAATATTCTCACAAAAAATAATGGAACGATGGCTGAAGCCGGCGCGGTTGCCTGGCAATTTCAAAAAAAGGGGTTACTGGTCATCGAAAACCAGGCGGTGACTGAAGAACAACTATTTGATCTGGCGCTGGAAGCGGGAGCTGAAGACGTGAAACAAACTCCCACCGGATTTGAGGTCATTTCAGAACCAGCAAATTTCGAAGCCGTCAAGGAAGCCTTACAGAAGGCCCAGATTGAAACCAGCCTGTCCGAGCTCACTTTCCTCGCGCAAAACCATATTCAACTTGAAGGCAGAGATGCAGAACAAGCCTTGAAGCTCTTGGATCTCCTAGACGAGAACGAAGATGTATCCAAGGTCCATGCCAATTTTGAGATATCTGACGAACTGATGGAGAAAATGGCTGCAGAAAGCACCTAG
- the ruvA gene encoding Holliday junction branch migration protein RuvA — protein MIASLSGVLSSKTPQDAVISVQGVGYHLFIALSTYFTLPEINSAVQVFVSTHLRNDTIQLFGFSTTEEKQAFSLLTTISGVGPKLALSALSTLSVPDLCKAIETGDLETLGSIPGVGKKSASRIVLELKDKTNRIMISDSHKPSTAAMEPINFLQEEAASALINLGYRAPEVKKAMNLATVKLDEGYELEDLIRTTLKELAKG, from the coding sequence ATGATTGCCTCACTTTCGGGAGTCCTCTCTTCTAAGACGCCACAAGATGCCGTCATTTCTGTGCAGGGTGTGGGGTATCATCTGTTCATAGCCCTTTCTACCTATTTCACTCTTCCTGAAATCAATTCTGCAGTCCAGGTTTTTGTTTCCACTCACCTGCGGAACGACACCATTCAACTTTTTGGGTTTTCTACCACCGAGGAGAAGCAGGCCTTTTCGCTCCTCACTACTATCAGCGGCGTCGGACCGAAACTCGCACTGAGTGCGTTATCAACCCTTTCCGTCCCAGATTTATGTAAGGCCATTGAAACCGGCGATCTTGAAACCTTAGGTTCCATCCCCGGCGTTGGGAAAAAATCGGCGAGTCGAATCGTCCTGGAGTTAAAAGACAAAACCAATCGCATCATGATTTCGGATTCCCACAAACCCTCAACAGCGGCAATGGAACCTATCAACTTTCTCCAAGAAGAAGCTGCCTCCGCACTCATCAATTTGGGATACCGCGCCCCAGAAGTCAAAAAGGCCATGAATCTCGCAACAGTTAAGTTGGACGAAGGATACGAACTCGAAGACCTCATCCGCACGACCCTCAAAGAATTAGCTAAAGGTTAA
- a CDS encoding VCBS repeat-containing protein, protein MGYPASILVPSPPTYSGERQEELYSSQSLRARLVIPLGLLGLLSLVGCPTREEYHPPDLIYHYLDIPVGKNPTSIRASDFNGDGFTDLITSNIQGNSLSLLLGKGDGSFQDQKTISACQEPRNVAVDDFNLDHVPDFVVACSGDNHALVFLGQGDGTFLRGAQYLVHRTPVSIATGDFNEDFLPDLAVALRNDKIQILLGMGNGKFRLGSLYEYGDTPTSVATEDLNGDKHLDLAVTNGGPMSHAVSIWLGLGDGTFQAPTDYRTGKRPLGVSFADFNTDRALDLLVINGEMNTITVFLGNGDGTFQEGRESGGDAGPNFGVAQDFDGDKLPDVAVANIQSGSISLLFGNGDGTFHYPPRDYPTPHAPFALTTLLIATDRGEEPGLAVVNNASSNVSIFLHHGLNLRKSQLSGTPAS, encoded by the coding sequence ATGGGTTATCCTGCATCTATTTTGGTACCCTCTCCACCCACATATTCTGGAGAAAGGCAAGAAGAATTGTATTCCAGTCAGTCCTTGCGTGCTCGACTTGTCATTCCTCTGGGGCTTTTGGGTCTGCTGTCCTTGGTCGGTTGTCCTACACGCGAGGAGTACCATCCTCCTGATTTGATTTATCATTACCTAGACATTCCAGTGGGGAAAAATCCTACCTCAATCCGGGCAAGTGATTTTAACGGTGATGGATTTACGGATTTGATCACCAGCAATATTCAGGGAAATTCCTTGTCCCTGCTTTTGGGAAAAGGGGACGGGAGTTTTCAGGACCAAAAAACGATTTCTGCTTGTCAGGAGCCGAGGAATGTGGCTGTTGATGATTTTAATCTTGACCACGTGCCCGATTTCGTCGTGGCGTGTTCGGGGGATAATCATGCTCTCGTGTTTTTGGGGCAGGGCGATGGCACTTTTTTGCGTGGGGCCCAATACCTGGTTCATCGTACTCCGGTGAGTATTGCCACAGGCGATTTTAATGAAGATTTTCTTCCTGATTTGGCGGTGGCTCTCCGCAACGACAAAATTCAAATCCTGTTGGGTATGGGCAACGGAAAATTTCGATTGGGGTCATTATATGAATATGGAGATACGCCGACCTCTGTGGCTACCGAGGATTTGAATGGAGATAAACATTTGGATCTGGCTGTGACCAATGGAGGGCCGATGAGTCATGCTGTGTCGATCTGGTTGGGTTTGGGGGATGGCACCTTCCAAGCTCCAACTGACTATCGAACCGGCAAGCGGCCCTTGGGGGTCTCCTTTGCGGACTTCAATACCGATCGAGCCCTAGATCTTCTCGTGATTAACGGTGAGATGAACACGATTACCGTATTTTTAGGAAACGGGGATGGGACTTTTCAAGAGGGAAGAGAATCAGGAGGCGATGCCGGTCCAAATTTTGGCGTGGCCCAGGATTTTGACGGAGATAAATTGCCGGATGTGGCGGTTGCCAATATTCAATCCGGGAGTATTTCGTTGCTATTTGGGAATGGCGATGGGACGTTTCACTATCCTCCAAGGGATTATCCCACCCCGCATGCCCCCTTTGCATTGACCACCCTATTAATTGCCACCGATCGGGGAGAAGAACCAGGGTTGGCGGTGGTGAATAATGCATCTAGTAATGTCTCCATTTTTTTACATCATGGGTTGAATCTCCGGAAGAGCCAACTTTCGGGAACTCCCGCTTCTTGA